The Oryza brachyantha chromosome 7, ObraRS2, whole genome shotgun sequence genomic interval AAAAGGTAGAAAGATTTGCTGTTCTTGGCTTCAGAAATCTCTGGTTTCTGCTGCATTGCTGCTCATCAAGAAACCAGAAGCTGAACAGCTGCAGGAAGTGAGCCAAGAAATGGGTGGAAATGGCGAGCGTTTAGTGGTGGTGTTCTTGGTgtcggtggcgatggcgatggtgCCGGGGAGCACGCAGCTGCAGGCGTCGCAGACATGGTCGCTGCTCAAGATCCAGCAGATGCTCAACTACCCGGCGGTGCTCGGCCACTGGCACAACTACACCGACTTCTGCTACGGCGGCGACTACAAGACCACGTCGGCGTTCGTCGAGTGCTACGGCGACAGCGTCACGCAGCTGCACATCATCGGGGGCGGGggaggcgcgccgccgctgcccaaGACGTTCTCCGTCGACTCCTTCTTCACCACGCTGTCGAGGCTCCCCGACCTCCGGGTGCTCACCCTCACCGGCCTCGGCCTCTGGGGCCCATTGCCCGGCAAGGTCTCGCGGCTCGCCGCGCTGGAGATCGTCAACGTCAGCGGCAACTACCTCTACGGCGAGCTCCCGCTCGCCCTGTCCCGGCTCGGCAATCTGCAGACGTTCATCGCCGACGACAACATGCTGAGCGGCGAGCTGCCCGGGTGGCTGGGGAGCTTGCCGCAGCTGGCCGTGCTGAGCCTGAGGAACAACTCGCTGGAGGGCGCCGTGCCGGAGTCGGTGAGGGACATGCCGTCGCTCCGGTCGCTGGTGCTGGCGTCCAACAATCTCTCCGGCAACCTGCCGGACCTGAGCGGCGTCAAGAACCTCCAGGTGATCGACCTCGCCAACAACTCGCTCGGGCCGGAGTTCCCGCGGCTCGGCCGGAAGGTGGCCAGCGTCGTGCTCAGCGGCAACAAGTTCAGCGGCGGCCTCCCGCCGGAGCTCGCCTCCTTATACCTGCTCGAGCGCCTCGACGTGTCCAGGAACAGGTTCGTCGGCCCGTTCATGCCGGCGCTGCTCTCGCTGCCGTCCATCGAGTACCTCAGCGTCGCCGGGAACCGCTTCACCGGGATGCTCTCCGGCAACATGTCGTGCGGCGACAACCTCCAGTTCGTCGACGTGTCCTCCAACCTCCTAACGGGGAGCCTCCCCACCTgcctcaccaccgccgcccccgccggggAAACGGACTCCTCCAATTCCAAGACGGTGCTCTACTCGGCGAACTgcctcgccaccgtcgccggcgacgacaccCAGCACCCGACCCCGTTCTGCAAGAACCAGGCTATCGCCGTCGGCATCGTGCCCACCGACCAGGCGCGCAAGAAGCCCAGCGGCGCCAGGTCCGGCCTCGTGGCAGGCGCTGTGGcggccgccattgccgccgcgGTGCTCGCCGGCGCGATGATCTTCTTTGCCGTGAGGAAGGCGAGCATGAGGAGGGCGCAGGCGATGCCGCCAAGAAGACTAGTGGAGCACGCGTCGAGCGCTTATCCTTCCAAGCTCTTCGCCGATGCGCGTATGATCTTGCTCTCTCTCAATTCTCTGAAGCTTTTGCTGAATTTACGATTCATTAACTGAAACTTTTTGCTGAATTTATGATTCAATAACTGAACATTCTGCTGAATTTCAGATTCATCAAGTGAATCTTAGTGAACTCAACATTTACTAACCGGAACATTTTGCTGAATTTCAGTGTCACTAGCTTGGCACAATCTCTAAAACATTTGCTCAATTTCGGACTCATTAATCTGACATCATTTCAGTGAAACTTTTGTGTAGCTAGGATACATTAACTGCAACTTTTGCTTAATATAAGATTTACTAACTGGACATTTTGCTGAATTTTAGAGTCACTAACTTGGCAGTTGGCACAAGCTATGAAACTTTTGCTTAATTTCAGATTCTCTGACTGAAACTTCTACCTATCTTTTGCTCTTTTTTAGATTCGTTAACTTGGCATCATTTCTCTGAAACTTTCGTTAGTTTTAGTGTAACTAACTTGATAGCAACATTTGTTTTCTGAAACTTCATCTGAAGTGCAATTACCTGGAACAAACAGGTTACATATCTCAGACAGTGAAACTAGGAGCTCTGGGCATTCCAGCATACAGATCATTTTCTTTGGTTGAGCTTGAAGCGGCGACTAATGACTTCGAAGTATCAAATCTCATGGGGCAAGATTCTCACGGACAGGTACCCCTTTTACTGTTGCTCGCACTGTTACATACATTTTGTTAGAATTCAGTTTGCAGTAGACATGCTCATTGAAcctaatttataatatttttgttgcttGATAGTATACTTTATGCCCCataacttttctttttattctacTGAGAGCAGCTTTTATAGTTAATGAAAACATTCTCTTTGTTCTGGTCAGAGTAGCGAAGTCATCttttcatatgtatttatCAATCTAGtcacctttttttcttttgaggcAGGTGTAACATTTCAACTAGAATACTGTTCGGCTCCATTCCTAAAAAGGTTTGCTCTTTTTTACTGTCAGATGTACCGAGGGAAGCTAAGTAATGGAACTCCAGTGACAATCAGGTCTCTGAAAGTTAAGAGAAGCCAGACTTCCCAGAGCTTCAATCGCCACATTGAGATGATCTCAAAGCTCAGGCATAGGCACTTGGTTAGTGCACTTGGACACTGCTTTGAGTACAATCTTGACGATTCTACCGTCACGCAATTGTATCTCGTCTTCGAATACGTTCAAAATGGCAACCTGAGAGGCAGAATTTCGCGTAAGTTTATCGTCTTCTCCTGCATTCATCTCCGATAATCAGTTACTCAATTTCTGAAGGTCACCAAAActtgttatatttttgtcaTTCAGAAGGAACAGAAGGGAGAAAGCTCACCTGGGTGCAGAGAATATCAACAGTCATTGGTGTTGCCAAGGGCATTCAGTTCTTGCATGCAGGGATCATACCTGGCCTATTTGCAAATAACCTGAAGATCACCAACATTCTTCTGGACCAGAATCTTGTTGCCAAAATCGGCAGCTACAACATCCCCATCCTATCTGAAACCATGAAATCTGAGGTATCATTCAGGCAAACCTGATCTGAATTATGATTTACTACTTTCTAAACTCTGAACTAACAGTGTTTTCTTTTGTGGATGAGCTCAGGGAGGATCTGGCAACAAGTATCCATCTGATAGGTACATGACAAACCAACTTATCATAGTCATAGAGACCATAAACCATACTAAGGAgttgtttagttggcaaaaatttttgttaaagtagtcacatcgaacgtttgaccggatatcggaaggagtttttggacacgaatgaaaaaacaaatttcagatttcgtctagaaaccgtgagatgaatcttttgagtctaattaatccgtcattagcacatgttgattactgtagcacttatggctaatcatgtcctaattaatctcaaaagattcgtctcacgattttcctcaCGACTTTtcccgtaactgtgtaattagttttaatgttcatgtatatttaatgttccatttaggtgtccaaagattcgacgtgatgtttttgaaaaaaaattttggaaactaaacaaggcctaaatgtAACTGGTTTTCTTAAGAACTGTCTGTTGCAAAATTGATCCTGCAGTGTACCAAACGGCGACAAGATCGACATCTTCGACTTCGGAGTAATACTGCTCGAGGTTGTCTCGGGCAGGCCAATCACATCCATCTACGAGGTGGAAATAATGAAAGAACAGGTGACTGAACTGAACTTTTCGTCAGAGTTGGGACCCATCACATTGACCATTCGCGATTGAGATCTGCTATTATGTCACTGCATTGCATTACagcattgatatatggatctTATCATCTATAGGATCTATATGTCAGTGACTATAATAACACTATTATAATGGTAGAGGATCCAGAACTGCCCACATTCGCCAGTTCTCCAGCTCTGAAAACTCACCGGTGTCTCGCTGGTGGTGCAGTTGCAATCGGCGCTGACGGCGGAGGGGCCGAGCAAGAGGAGGAGCTTCGTGGACCCGGCGGTGAGCAAGGGGTGCTCCGACGAGTCGGTGAGGACGGTGATGGAGATCTGCCTGAGGTGCCTGGCCAaggaggcggcgcagcggcCGTCGGTGGAGGACGTGCTGTGGAACCTGCAGTTCGCGGCGCAGGTTCAGGATGACTGGAGAGGGGACTCCCGGAGCAGCGAGGAgtcgccgctgtcgccgtccCAGATCCCCAGAGAATCAGACCAGTACTAGATGATAGGCACATATAGTTTGTCAGGTACTGCCTTTCTTCCCCCCTTCAATCGATCAATCAAACAAACCTTGCACTTCTGAACATCAGTTATTAGGTTCTTGAAAAGTTTCATCAAAATGTTTTCTTGGGTTAAGTCTGAACATCAGTTACTAGGTTCTTGAAAAGTTTCATCAAAATGTTTTCTTGGGTTAAGCCCGAACATCAGTTACTAGGTTCTTGAAAAGTTCCATCAAAATGTTTTCTTGGGTTTCTGGCTGCTAGGTTCTTCAACATTCGAAGAAGTTTCATAGAAATGCTTTTCTTGGATTTCTAGGTTGAGGTAAAACAGCAAgcgggaaaaagaaaatggagcAACATTTTGCAGCGTGATCTCTGTAGAGCTGAAGTACTGAACAGAAGAACAATTCCTGGCAAGTGTATACAGCAGCTGAAGCTGAACTGGAACTGCATATTGGTGTGCTACCGTAAGATGTGTACAGGGCCTTGTCGGTGTAGACCAGTAGAAGTCGGTGGGTTCTTTActttcatttcttttgtattttttttatttgactctACTACTTTTTCTATATGTACCTTTTGAATATGTAAGAAGCTAAGCACAACTGTAATTGTTTTTCTCCCTTTGAATTTATTTAGGACTAAATGTAACATCGCTGAAATCATATGGTTTAGTACGTTTATGGCATGTCTTCTGTATGAGCATTAGGCCCATTGCCTCATGTGTTTATGTGTGTATGAGCGATTTTAAGAGCATTCGCATCAGATGTATATGCATTCGCATTATGCAAGACTATAGGGAGCAGATCAGGCTCAGCTTGTTTGGCTAGCGACAAAAATACTGAGGTTTAGCTCAGCTAAATGGacagtaaaaaaacacaagatgTCCCCACTCCCCAGTGACCTCAGTTAAGAGACTTGCTTTACAACAAACGGACCATCCAAGATAGTAGAGACCAAGAACAAGGAAATATTTCTCCTATACGATAAAACGTTGCAAAATGTCCAACAATTTCAATCTTATAGGCACATGTTTTACGCAGCAAGGGtacataaaatactaaaagCGAAACTAGATGACCCCATTTCAAACGATACATGCAGGCAGACTCAAATCTCATGACCCCATTTCGCTTCCATTCACATATTATGATGATAATCGCCTTTTTACATGAGCATAATGCCCTAGTGCACGAGAGGTCAACACCACTACATAAAAGCAGCCAAGAGTATCTGGGACATGGGAACACAAAAACATTGGTGGACTACAAGCAATCACTGGAGATCTTATAATGTTTTTAAGATGGCAGCAAATCTGGAGAGCCAGAAACGCACAGGTTTTTCACGGTTGCTTATTGCATCTTTCTGGCATATGGTGGATACCACCATTGCCCTACATGTGCCCTAGTCAGCTGTCCAGCTCTGCTCCACAATCTCACGAACCTTGCGGTTGTACTCTCGCTTGTTCTCACTAAACAGTCTGGCAGCTTCAGAGTTTGCTGGAGAGTTGGGGTTTGGATCACACAGCAAAGACTGCAGAACGAACACATCACAAGTCGGTGGTTCAGTATCATATCTACAGCATGCTACAGGAATGCAATGTAACCTAAAACCACTGGAAAGAGCAATGCGTAGATGCACAAGCAGCACAACCTAACCTATTATATCATCAAATGATGTTGCTGACATGCTTACATCAAACTTTGGGCAATGGCACCCTCCTAACTGGTTATAAATGGTGTAGCAGCCATATTTGTGAAGGAGCTTTGGTTTTAGTTTCCAATTAAACGAATTCAATTTTAGTCACTGCTGGTGAACCGATCAACCAGAGCTAGCCATAAAGTTAcaggaaaaagtcaaaaaaaacaactttcaaaTGCATAATTTAGAAGATGAATTCACTCCTTACTTTAGAAAATACGTACGAGATAAATGATGTTCTAACTTTCAATCTATAGTGTGTATAAAGGTTCATTCTAGTAGGTTTTCATGACAATGTCATAAAGAGGTCTTTACACACACAACAATGCAACTAAGTTCAAAATTCCTCAAGGTATGTAATTCTCATGACCTGGAAGCTGTAAAATAATGCATCTAGAAAAATCATACATGCACGTATGGTATGTGCCAAAAATGCCAATGTAATCTCATTCAACATGCTAAGCACTCTTCTCCAATGGTATTACATATGCTATTTGATAGTCTGACAGGTACCTGAATTGATGTCAATATGGCTGCAACATCATATATAGGGCTCCACTGGTTCTGTAGGATATCCAAGCAGATGCTTCCATCTGCATAAACTGCATAAATAGAATACTGTGAAATAAGTTTTCCACTATTCAAGAATGACaatctttatttattcacaaatGTAAGGTACATGAACAACATATATCACATAGGGGGAGAGAGATTACTATTTGGGTGGAACATCCTAGAGACAAACCGAACAGTCGGCGGCTTGTTGGGATAATCTTCTGTAAACTGCAAGGTAAGCTTGAACGTGCCTACAGATGTGTAATAATTAACTGTCATCAACTTCTCAATACATCATAGTGGCagctacaataaaataaagcaTGATTAATGATATGCTGCTTTTGGCTGTTTTTTGCTCTGTATCAGAAGAACTGTTGTCTTAAACCACGTAGATTAAGTACTAcaacctccgtttcatattttaagactttctagccctGCTTAGATTCATCGATTGAtaaatgtgtgtgtgtgtgtatgtatatgtgtatatatatgtgtctagattcattagcatacatatgaCTCTAggtaaggctaaaaagtcttacattgtgaaacggagagagtactaaTAGTCATAGCTACAAATTCCTAACATTTCTAAGGTAAAGATACACTTGCATTCATCACTTTTACCATAGATGATTCAAGGCTATGTATAACTACTGaaattaaaccaaaaaaagCTCAAGAAATGTCATATAAGCAATACATTAATAATACATAAGAGCCATCAggaatcaaaatataaatgagcACATCTAGACCAGATACAAAGCCATGATGCAAGCAGGCCAACATATAGTCCTACGGTCAATAAATCCAATTAATAACTCTTTTTCTATAATCATACCATTATGATATTCTCCTTTGTTCTATTGAACCATGGCCTAAGAATTTTAAGAGTGCTTGCATCATAGGCATGTAACGTTATCCATTTAACAGATAAATGTGTACTCATTTCATTttcaaacagaaaatataaaataaacaggCACCAACATTGCATAGCAGATAACATCTATCCTTACAAGGATTAGTTTGTGAAACAGAATCGTATTATCACCAATCATATATCTATAGCGCAACTTGAGGTTTGTGAGACAAATCGAAGGTTTAAATTCAGGGGAAAGAAGAAACCTGAACTCTTAGAAATGAGAAACTAACTTTCATAAACGATACAATTTTAGTTTATGACAccataaattaacttaaatttatatatgtgaacATCATAATTAGAGTCAATCAAAAAAGTTTCCTCGTGAACTGATTAAGACCAAACATCACAAATATACAGCACCAGTTAATCCATGGCACCACGTGACAAGGACAATGCATGCAAAATTGCAAACATTAACAGTGGTAAGCAGACAAAGCGAAATATACACAATAAGTGCCACATGGCAGCATGGTTAACTCTATGCATGGTTAATTGTAGGTTATTTATTCCTTCATCTGCTATGCATTTCcacaaaaatatcttttgtACATCAGACCTATCTTCAACATACTGCCCTGGAAAACCCACAGCAACTCCCAACTTTATTACTCCGGTTTAGACAGTAAATACCGCATTTGCTCTAATTTCTAAATGTTTAAATCACAATTTCTGCTATTGCATATGCAATACATATGGAAAGTTTTGTTGAATACTAGTCTAATGAAACTATGGCCATAACGCAAAACAATTATCAGGTAAAATGCACATGAACTTGTAGCTACTAGATGACAGTTTCAGCACAGCTTGATCGAAATGCTTAGGAAACAGGTGTCATAAGTACACCATgcattttgtcattttttattctaCTAATATAAGGAATTTATACATCTAGCCAATAGTGCAACCCCATAACAACCTTTCTAGAAAGCactctcaagtctcaacaGAACAATACAAAATAGATTTCATGGCACAATCTTGTCACGTATCCGACAATACCAACAGAGACAACTACAGACAATCATCAGCTCCCTTCTATGATAATTTGAATCAGCTGCCCTCTGTATCACCTCCCTGGGCAAACAAAACTCTCAAGTGCACTATAAGCTATCTAAAGTTTCATCGTCACAATTCCAATTTACAAATCAATCCATCCCTCAAGAGTCAAGGAATTAATAAACAGCACACTATGCACTAAAGCAGCTACAGATCAGAGCAAAAACAAACCAATGAGCCTCACGCCCTCACCTCTATCCTATGGTGTATCATCCAGCTTCCCAGACGATGAAACCTACTTCCCAGGAAAGCTCACAGTGACTCCCAACTTTACTACAACTTTATTACTCCGGTTTAGACAAGAAATGCAGCATTTGCTCTAATTTCTAAATGTTCAACTCATAATTTTTTGGGCATATGCGATAGATATGGCAAGGCTTCCCAATGTACTAGTATAATGAAACCATTGAAATAACCCATAGTAGCAATTATCATGTAGAATTCTCATAGACACAACTACTAGATGACAGTTTCAGCACGCCTCAATTAGAACAACTTAGTTGAC includes:
- the LOC102716229 gene encoding probable inactive leucine-rich repeat receptor-like protein kinase At3g03770 → MGGNGERLVVVFLVSVAMAMVPGSTQLQASQTWSLLKIQQMLNYPAVLGHWHNYTDFCYGGDYKTTSAFVECYGDSVTQLHIIGGGGGAPPLPKTFSVDSFFTTLSRLPDLRVLTLTGLGLWGPLPGKVSRLAALEIVNVSGNYLYGELPLALSRLGNLQTFIADDNMLSGELPGWLGSLPQLAVLSLRNNSLEGAVPESVRDMPSLRSLVLASNNLSGNLPDLSGVKNLQVIDLANNSLGPEFPRLGRKVASVVLSGNKFSGGLPPELASLYLLERLDVSRNRFVGPFMPALLSLPSIEYLSVAGNRFTGMLSGNMSCGDNLQFVDVSSNLLTGSLPTCLTTAAPAGETDSSNSKTVLYSANCLATVAGDDTQHPTPFCKNQAIAVGIVPTDQARKKPSGARSGLVAGAVAAAIAAAVLAGAMIFFAVRKASMRRAQAMPPRRLVEHASSAYPSKLFADARYISQTVKLGALGIPAYRSFSLVELEAATNDFEVSNLMGQDSHGQMYRGKLSNGTPVTIRSLKVKRSQTSQSFNRHIEMISKLRHRHLVSALGHCFEYNLDDSTVTQLYLVFEYVQNGNLRGRISQGTEGRKLTWVQRISTVIGVAKGIQFLHAGIIPGLFANNLKITNILLDQNLVAKIGSYNIPILSETMKSEGGSGNKYPSDSVPNGDKIDIFDFGVILLEVVSGRPITSIYEVEIMKEQLQSALTAEGPSKRRSFVDPAVSKGCSDESVRTVMEICLRCLAKEAAQRPSVEDVLWNLQFAAQVQDDWRGDSRSSEESPLSPSQIPRESDQY
- the LOC102716512 gene encoding ubiquitin-conjugating enzyme E2 2, which translates into the protein MSTPARKRLMRDFKRLQQDPPAGISGAPHDNNIMLWNAVIFGPDDTPWDGGTFKLTLQFTEDYPNKPPTVRFVSRMFHPNIYADGSICLDILQNQWSPIYDVAAILTSIQSLLCDPNPNSPANSEAARLFSENKREYNRKVREIVEQSWTAD